In Motilibacter rhizosphaerae, one DNA window encodes the following:
- a CDS encoding UDP-N-acetylmuramoyl-tripeptide--D-alanyl-D-alanine ligase, translating into MSIGRGDWSLADVALAVGGDVRDAPGDPAAVPVPGPVVLDSRAAEPGALFVAVRGEHVDGHEFAAAAAAGGASAVLAERPVGVPAVVVDDSAAALARLASASLQRLPGLRVVGVTGSSGKTSTKDLLAAVLERAGETVATQGSFNNELGLPLTVLRADASTRWLVLEMGARGIGHIAHLCSVAPPQVGVVLNVGSAHVGEFGGPAAIAQAKGELVEALAPDGLAVLNADDLAVSAMAARTSARVVRFGLGAGADVSAEDITLDALARPRFRLRTPSGPAEVLLRVSGEHQVLNALAAAAVGLEAGLSPEDVAEALSSADARSRWRMEVVERADGVTVVNDAYNANPESVRAALKGLAAMGRAEPARPRRTWAVLGEMRELGDTTREEHDRVGRLAVRLDISRLVAVGAPARAIALGAELEGSWNGESAWVPDVDTAVALLHDEVRPGDVVLVKASRAAGLERVADALLAEPPSADPSAVPSPEAPA; encoded by the coding sequence ATGAGCATCGGCCGCGGCGACTGGTCCCTCGCCGACGTCGCCCTCGCCGTCGGCGGGGACGTGCGCGACGCTCCCGGTGACCCCGCCGCCGTCCCCGTGCCCGGGCCGGTCGTGCTGGACTCGCGGGCCGCGGAGCCCGGAGCGCTCTTCGTCGCCGTACGCGGTGAGCACGTCGACGGGCACGAGTTCGCGGCCGCCGCCGCAGCGGGCGGAGCGAGCGCCGTGCTGGCAGAGCGGCCCGTGGGCGTCCCCGCCGTCGTCGTCGACGACAGCGCCGCCGCCCTCGCGCGCCTGGCCAGCGCCTCCCTGCAGCGCCTGCCGGGCCTGCGGGTGGTGGGCGTCACCGGGTCGTCGGGCAAGACGTCGACCAAGGACCTGCTCGCCGCCGTGCTCGAGCGCGCGGGCGAGACCGTGGCCACGCAGGGGTCCTTCAACAACGAGCTCGGCCTGCCGCTCACCGTCCTGCGCGCGGACGCCTCGACCCGCTGGCTCGTCCTCGAGATGGGCGCGCGGGGGATCGGGCACATCGCCCACCTCTGCTCGGTCGCACCGCCCCAGGTCGGGGTCGTGCTCAACGTCGGCTCGGCGCACGTGGGGGAGTTCGGCGGGCCCGCGGCCATCGCCCAGGCCAAGGGCGAGCTGGTCGAGGCGCTCGCACCCGACGGGCTCGCGGTCCTCAACGCCGACGACCTCGCCGTGAGCGCGATGGCGGCGCGGACCTCCGCCCGCGTCGTGCGCTTCGGGCTCGGAGCGGGCGCCGACGTCAGCGCCGAGGACATCACCCTCGACGCCCTGGCGCGGCCCCGCTTCCGGCTGCGCACGCCCAGCGGCCCGGCCGAGGTGCTGCTCCGGGTGAGCGGCGAGCACCAGGTGCTCAACGCGCTCGCCGCCGCGGCCGTCGGCCTGGAGGCCGGGCTGTCCCCGGAGGACGTCGCCGAGGCGCTGTCCAGCGCCGACGCCCGCAGCCGCTGGCGGATGGAGGTCGTCGAGCGCGCCGACGGCGTGACGGTGGTCAACGACGCGTACAACGCCAACCCCGAGTCGGTCCGCGCCGCGCTCAAGGGCCTCGCCGCGATGGGCCGGGCCGAGCCCGCCCGGCCGCGCCGCACCTGGGCCGTGCTCGGCGAGATGCGCGAGCTGGGCGACACGACGCGCGAGGAGCACGACCGCGTCGGGCGGCTCGCGGTGCGCCTCGACATCAGCCGCCTCGTCGCCGTCGGCGCTCCCGCCCGGGCGATCGCGCTCGGGGCCGAGCTCGAGGGCTCGTGGAACGGCGAGTCCGCCTGGGTCCCCGACGTCGACACCGCCGTCGCCCTCCTCCACGACGAGGTGCGGCCCGGCGACGTCGTGCTCGTCAAGGCCTCCCGTGCCGCCGGCCTCGAGCGGGTCGCCGACGCCCTGCTCGCGGAGCCGCCGAGCGCAGACCCGTCCGCCGTCCCCTCCCCGGAAGCTCCCGCGTGA
- a CDS encoding UDP-N-acetylmuramoyl-L-alanyl-D-glutamate--2,6-diaminopimelate ligase has product MPASPPVPPRPTGLPPVALAELAAGAGAAAPADGVLVSGVTHDSRDVRPGDLYAALPGAVHHGAEFGEQALRAGAVAALTDPAGAALLPPGLPALVVDAPRTVLGPLAASVYGHPAERLLALGVTGTSGKTTTTYLLDGALRAAGATTGLVGTVETRIAGEVLPSSLTTPEAPQLQALLAVMVQRGCTALAMEVSSHALALGRVDGTVYDVAGFTNLGRDHLDFHRDMADYLAAKARLFTPALSERAVVCTDTDGGRQVAAGAGVPVTTVATAGPGDWTLEGLVTTATGSTSTVVARDGRRVPLALGLPGAYNAANALVALAVLDAAGLELAAAARALAAVQVPGRMERVDDGGSGIVGIVDYAHKPEAVEAAVRAAREGSSGRVLVVLGAGGDRDRAKRPLMGGAAARLADVVVVTDDNPRSEDPAEIRAAVLAGTADGQAEVLEVGDRAAAIAEAVSRARPGDVVAVLGKGHERGQLAGGVLTPFDDREALRGALAAAGARA; this is encoded by the coding sequence GTGCCCGCCTCCCCGCCCGTCCCGCCCCGGCCGACGGGTCTCCCGCCCGTCGCCCTGGCGGAGCTGGCGGCGGGCGCCGGCGCTGCGGCTCCCGCGGACGGCGTGCTCGTCTCCGGGGTCACGCACGACTCGCGCGACGTCCGCCCCGGCGACCTGTACGCCGCGCTGCCCGGCGCGGTCCACCACGGCGCGGAGTTCGGCGAGCAGGCGCTGCGGGCCGGGGCGGTGGCGGCGCTCACCGACCCCGCCGGCGCCGCCCTGCTGCCTCCGGGCCTGCCCGCGCTGGTCGTCGACGCGCCGCGCACCGTGCTCGGGCCGCTCGCCGCGAGCGTCTACGGCCACCCCGCCGAGCGGCTGCTGGCGCTGGGCGTCACGGGGACGAGCGGGAAGACCACCACGACGTACCTGCTGGACGGCGCGCTCCGCGCGGCCGGAGCCACGACGGGGCTGGTCGGCACGGTCGAGACGCGCATCGCCGGGGAGGTCCTGCCGAGCTCGCTGACGACCCCCGAGGCGCCGCAGCTGCAGGCGCTGCTGGCCGTCATGGTGCAGCGGGGGTGCACGGCGCTGGCGATGGAGGTCTCGAGCCACGCGCTCGCGCTCGGCCGCGTCGACGGCACGGTCTACGACGTGGCCGGGTTCACCAACCTCGGGCGCGACCACCTCGACTTCCACCGCGACATGGCGGACTACCTGGCGGCGAAGGCGCGGCTGTTCACGCCGGCGCTGAGCGAGCGGGCCGTGGTCTGCACCGACACCGACGGTGGCCGGCAGGTCGCTGCGGGCGCGGGCGTCCCCGTGACCACCGTCGCCACGGCCGGGCCGGGGGACTGGACGCTGGAGGGGCTCGTCACCACCGCGACGGGCAGCACCTCGACGGTCGTCGCGCGCGACGGGCGGCGCGTGCCGCTCGCGCTGGGGCTGCCCGGCGCGTACAACGCCGCCAACGCGCTGGTCGCGCTGGCGGTCCTCGACGCCGCCGGGCTCGAGCTGGCCGCGGCGGCGCGCGCCCTCGCGGCGGTCCAGGTGCCGGGGCGCATGGAGCGGGTCGACGACGGGGGATCGGGCATCGTGGGGATCGTCGACTACGCGCACAAGCCCGAGGCGGTGGAGGCCGCCGTCCGCGCCGCGCGGGAGGGCAGCTCCGGCCGGGTGCTCGTCGTGCTCGGCGCCGGCGGTGACCGCGACCGCGCCAAGCGCCCGCTCATGGGCGGCGCCGCGGCGAGGCTGGCCGACGTGGTCGTCGTCACGGACGACAACCCCCGCTCCGAGGACCCGGCGGAGATCCGGGCCGCCGTGCTCGCCGGCACCGCGGACGGGCAGGCCGAGGTCCTCGAGGTCGGCGACCGGGCGGCCGCCATCGCCGAGGCCGTCTCCCGGGCGCGGCCCGGCGACGTCGTGGCCGTGCTGGGCAAGGGCCACGAGCGCGGCCAGCTGGCGGGCGGCGTGCTCACGCCGTTCGACGACCGCGAGGCGCTCCGCGGCGCGCTCGCCGCCGCGGGAGCACGCGCATGA
- a CDS encoding peptidoglycan D,D-transpeptidase FtsI family protein, with the protein MNQTTAPRRPAAAAPRRPAPPPRRPAPPPRPALRLGDSSRRTRAVLLAFLFLVSLVAGRLFEVQGVEGPAYAQDAFHDRLVKQPLPAVRGDITDRHGVALATNVLAYDVIADPTIVKDPARVGAALAPILHEPAADITGQITRVQQRNAGKPLKEQSRYAPLAQRQPPAVRAQIAALPAQDRSGVQLRTTSKRTYPSGSIGANVVGHVRTDGTAAAGLEYMLDGVLKGVDGTARYERAPQSTAVMPTGTETVKEPVDGAAVKLTLDRDIQWRAQEAIAAQVKASDADWGSVIALDVKTGQVYAMANSPTYDPNDYRHAASAAFTDQAVASSFEPGSTSKVMTVASALQEGVVTPSKVFTVPYTKKMSDKLFHDDEPHRVWHPTVTGILAKSSNVGTIQIANLMSPATLYSYLQKFGIGTKPQTGLQGEAAGILAKYTEWSGSQRYTVAFGQGLATSLLQVADVYQTLANGGVRIPPTVVQSVTKADGTPVPLAPRTPVRVVDPQVAKQMMSMMEAVTYEGGTGKYATIPGYRVAGKTGTAQVPGCGGYCQGKYQSSFVGVVPADNPRLVVAVTISVPKKGSHFGGTIAAPVFNQVASFALQTLDIPPSGTTSPKPDFGDVRG; encoded by the coding sequence GTGAACCAGACGACCGCACCGCGGCGGCCCGCGGCGGCTGCGCCGCGGCGCCCTGCGCCCCCGCCCCGACGTCCCGCGCCGCCGCCGCGCCCGGCGCTCCGCCTCGGCGACTCCTCCCGGCGCACCCGCGCGGTGCTGCTCGCCTTCCTCTTCCTCGTCTCGCTCGTCGCGGGCCGGCTGTTCGAGGTGCAGGGGGTCGAGGGCCCGGCGTACGCGCAGGACGCGTTCCACGACCGGCTGGTGAAGCAGCCGCTGCCCGCGGTGCGGGGCGACATCACCGACCGCCACGGCGTCGCGCTCGCCACCAACGTGCTGGCCTACGACGTCATCGCCGACCCGACCATCGTCAAGGACCCCGCGCGGGTGGGGGCGGCGCTCGCGCCGATCCTCCACGAGCCCGCCGCCGACATCACCGGCCAGATCACCCGGGTCCAGCAGCGCAACGCCGGCAAGCCGCTCAAGGAGCAGTCGCGCTACGCGCCGCTCGCGCAGCGCCAGCCGCCGGCCGTGCGCGCGCAGATCGCGGCCCTGCCGGCGCAGGACCGCTCCGGCGTGCAGCTGCGCACGACCTCGAAGCGGACGTACCCCTCGGGCAGCATCGGCGCGAACGTCGTCGGCCACGTGCGCACCGACGGCACGGCCGCCGCGGGGCTCGAGTACATGCTCGACGGCGTGCTCAAGGGCGTCGACGGCACCGCTCGCTACGAGCGGGCCCCGCAGTCGACCGCGGTGATGCCGACCGGCACGGAGACGGTGAAGGAGCCCGTGGACGGCGCCGCGGTGAAGCTCACCCTGGACCGCGACATCCAGTGGCGCGCCCAGGAGGCCATCGCCGCGCAGGTCAAGGCGAGCGACGCGGACTGGGGCAGCGTCATCGCGCTGGACGTCAAGACGGGCCAGGTCTACGCCATGGCCAACTCGCCGACCTACGACCCCAACGACTACCGCCACGCCGCGAGCGCGGCCTTCACCGACCAGGCCGTGGCGAGCTCGTTCGAGCCCGGCTCGACGAGCAAGGTCATGACGGTCGCGTCCGCGCTCCAGGAGGGCGTGGTGACGCCGTCGAAGGTCTTCACGGTGCCCTACACGAAGAAGATGTCGGACAAGCTCTTCCACGACGACGAGCCCCACCGCGTCTGGCACCCGACCGTCACCGGCATCCTGGCCAAGTCGAGCAACGTCGGCACCATCCAGATCGCCAACCTGATGAGCCCGGCGACGCTCTACTCCTACCTGCAGAAGTTCGGCATCGGCACCAAGCCGCAGACCGGGCTGCAGGGCGAGGCGGCGGGCATCCTCGCGAAGTACACCGAGTGGAGCGGCTCGCAGCGCTACACCGTCGCCTTCGGCCAGGGCCTCGCCACCTCGCTGCTCCAGGTCGCGGACGTCTACCAGACGCTCGCCAACGGCGGGGTGCGGATCCCGCCGACCGTCGTGCAGAGCGTCACGAAGGCCGACGGCACGCCGGTGCCGCTGGCGCCCAGGACGCCGGTCCGCGTGGTCGACCCGCAGGTCGCCAAGCAGATGATGAGCATGATGGAGGCCGTCACCTACGAGGGCGGCACCGGCAAGTACGCGACGATCCCCGGCTACCGCGTCGCCGGCAAGACCGGCACCGCGCAGGTGCCCGGCTGCGGCGGCTACTGCCAGGGCAAGTACCAGTCGTCGTTCGTCGGCGTCGTCCCCGCGGACAACCCGCGCCTCGTCGTGGCCGTCACCATCTCGGTGCCCAAGAAGGGCAGCCACTTCGGCGGGACCATCGCCGCGCCGGTCTTCAACCAGGTCGCGTCGTTCGCGCTCCAGACGCTCGACATCCCGCCGAGCGGCACCACGTCCCCGAAGCCCGACTTCGGCGACGTCCGCGGATAG
- a CDS encoding cell division protein FtsL, translating into MSATSTMTPTGAATTAAPCRAPAVPAARTPRPAPAARPARRPRRAPFVLLVLSLLAGGLVAMLLLNTALAQGAFTQASLEKESATLQDQQQRYAALLAQQESSVLLAQKARKQGMTLACSPTFLDERNGTVYGKPCDARRGAPAAAAATPAASSPAGSSTKASTTKSSTTKASTTKSSTRASTAKGGAKTSTTGGR; encoded by the coding sequence ATGAGCGCCACGAGCACGATGACGCCGACGGGCGCCGCGACGACGGCCGCGCCGTGCAGGGCGCCCGCGGTCCCCGCAGCGCGTACGCCGCGGCCGGCCCCCGCGGCCCGCCCCGCGCGCCGCCCCCGGCGCGCGCCGTTCGTGCTGCTCGTGCTCTCCCTGCTCGCCGGGGGGCTGGTGGCCATGCTGCTGCTCAACACCGCGCTGGCGCAGGGCGCCTTCACCCAGGCCTCGCTGGAGAAGGAGTCCGCCACCCTGCAGGACCAGCAGCAGCGCTACGCCGCGCTGCTGGCCCAGCAGGAGTCGAGCGTGCTGCTGGCGCAGAAGGCGCGCAAGCAGGGCATGACGCTGGCCTGCTCGCCGACCTTCCTCGACGAGCGCAACGGCACGGTCTACGGCAAGCCCTGCGACGCGCGCCGCGGCGCGCCTGCCGCGGCTGCCGCGACCCCTGCGGCATCGTCTCCGGCGGGGAGCAGCACGAAGGCCAGCACGACGAAGAGCAGCACGACGAAGGCCAGCACGACGAAGAGCAGCACGAGGGCCAGCACCGCCAAGGGCGGCGCGAAGACCAGCACGACGGGGGGCCGGTGA
- the rsmH gene encoding 16S rRNA (cytosine(1402)-N(4))-methyltransferase RsmH — MEQQGAEGAAYAHVPVLLERCLDLLAPAVEGVDAPVVVDATLGLGGHTEALLDRFPAVRVVGLDRDPEALERSGERLAAYGDRLTAVHAVYDEVGEVLERLGVERVAGVLFDLGVSSLQLDAARRGFAYAQDAPLDMRMDPTRGTTAAEVLNTYSAGELARVLRVYGEERFAKRIADAVVRERAVAPLSSTARLAELVRDAVPAATRRTGGHPAKRTFQALRIEVNAELEVLERALPAAVDALALGGRVVVLAYQSLEDRIVKQALVRRATVDLPPGLPVVPAGMEPELRLLTRGAELATDDEVAANPRAASVRLRAAERIRETR, encoded by the coding sequence GTGGAGCAGCAGGGAGCGGAGGGCGCGGCGTACGCGCACGTCCCCGTGCTGCTCGAGCGCTGCCTCGACCTCCTGGCCCCCGCGGTGGAGGGCGTGGACGCCCCGGTCGTCGTCGACGCGACCCTCGGCCTGGGCGGCCACACCGAGGCGCTGCTCGACCGCTTCCCCGCCGTGCGCGTCGTCGGCCTCGACCGCGACCCCGAGGCGCTGGAGCGCTCCGGGGAGCGGCTCGCGGCGTACGGCGACCGGCTGACCGCGGTGCACGCGGTCTACGACGAGGTCGGGGAGGTGCTCGAGCGGCTGGGCGTCGAGCGCGTGGCCGGCGTGCTGTTCGACCTCGGGGTCAGCTCGCTGCAGCTCGACGCCGCCCGCCGCGGCTTCGCGTACGCGCAGGACGCCCCGCTCGACATGCGCATGGACCCGACCCGCGGCACCACGGCGGCCGAGGTCCTCAACACGTACTCGGCCGGCGAGCTCGCGCGCGTGCTGCGCGTCTACGGCGAGGAGCGCTTCGCCAAGCGGATCGCCGACGCGGTCGTCCGCGAGCGGGCGGTCGCTCCCCTCTCCTCCACCGCGCGGCTCGCCGAGCTCGTCCGCGACGCCGTCCCCGCGGCGACGCGGCGCACGGGCGGCCACCCCGCGAAGCGCACCTTCCAGGCGCTGCGCATCGAGGTCAACGCCGAGCTCGAGGTGCTCGAGCGCGCGCTGCCCGCCGCCGTCGACGCCCTGGCCCTCGGCGGCCGGGTCGTCGTCCTCGCGTACCAGTCCCTGGAGGACCGGATCGTCAAGCAGGCGCTCGTGCGCCGCGCGACGGTCGACCTCCCGCCCGGCCTGCCGGTGGTGCCGGCCGGGATGGAGCCGGAGCTGCGCCTGCTCACGCGCGGCGCCGAGCTCGCCACCGACGACGAGGTCGCCGCGAACCCGCGGGCGGCATCGGTGCGGCTGCGTGCCGCCGAGAGGATCCGGGAGACGCGATGA
- the mraZ gene encoding division/cell wall cluster transcriptional repressor MraZ, whose translation MEPLFLGTHTPRLDEKGRLFLPAKFRDGFAEGLVMTTGQEGCITVWPVARFAEVADAMSRQVFTDRDSRVVQRLFLANASSEVPDRQGRVTVPQALRDYAGLDRDVVVVGMAKRVEIWDAGRWAAYQTSQAEDYERLAEEVLPRLL comes from the coding sequence ATGGAGCCGCTCTTCCTCGGCACGCACACCCCGCGCCTCGACGAGAAGGGCCGGCTGTTCCTCCCGGCCAAGTTCCGCGACGGCTTCGCGGAGGGCCTCGTGATGACGACCGGGCAGGAGGGCTGCATCACCGTGTGGCCCGTCGCCCGCTTCGCCGAGGTCGCCGACGCGATGTCCCGCCAGGTGTTCACCGACCGCGACTCCCGCGTCGTCCAGCGCCTCTTCCTCGCCAACGCCAGCTCCGAGGTCCCGGACCGCCAGGGGCGCGTGACCGTCCCGCAGGCGCTGCGCGACTACGCCGGGCTCGACCGCGACGTCGTCGTCGTCGGCATGGCCAAGCGCGTGGAGATCTGGGACGCGGGCCGCTGGGCCGCGTACCAGACCTCCCAGGCGGAGGACTACGAGCGGCTGGCGGAGGAGGTGCTGCCCCGACTGCTGTGA
- a CDS encoding AAA family ATPase encodes MTPEQVAEVVGRIRSCVEGVIEGKSDVVKTALAVLLAEGHLLIEDVPGVGKTMLAKALARAVDCTVNRIQFTPDLLPSDITGVSVYDQERREFEFKPGAVFANIVVGDEINRASPKTQSALLECMEEQHVTVDGRTWMLERPFMVVATQNPVEMDGTYALPEAQLDRFMARVSMGYPSADAELEMLDVHGRTSPLDALTPVATVDEVRALVAAVRTVHVSAEVKRYVVDLVTATRTSPELRLGASPRATLHLVRASRAWAALDHRDYVIPDDVQALAATVLTHRLVPTAEALMARRTADRILADLVGRVAVSPGARR; translated from the coding sequence GTGACGCCGGAGCAGGTGGCCGAGGTCGTCGGGCGCATCCGCTCCTGCGTCGAGGGCGTCATCGAGGGCAAGTCCGACGTGGTGAAGACCGCCCTCGCGGTCCTCCTCGCGGAGGGGCACCTGCTCATCGAGGACGTGCCCGGCGTCGGCAAGACGATGCTGGCCAAGGCCCTCGCGCGCGCCGTGGACTGCACGGTCAACCGCATCCAGTTCACGCCCGACCTGCTGCCGAGCGACATCACCGGCGTCTCGGTCTACGACCAGGAGCGGCGCGAGTTCGAGTTCAAGCCGGGCGCGGTGTTCGCCAACATCGTCGTGGGCGACGAGATCAACCGCGCGTCCCCCAAGACGCAGTCCGCGCTGCTGGAGTGCATGGAGGAGCAGCACGTCACGGTCGACGGCCGCACCTGGATGCTGGAGCGGCCGTTCATGGTGGTGGCGACGCAGAACCCCGTCGAGATGGACGGCACCTACGCGCTGCCCGAGGCGCAGCTGGACCGCTTCATGGCGCGCGTGTCCATGGGCTACCCCTCCGCGGACGCCGAGCTCGAGATGCTGGACGTCCACGGCCGGACCTCGCCGCTCGACGCCCTCACCCCGGTGGCGACCGTCGACGAGGTGCGCGCGCTGGTCGCCGCCGTCCGCACGGTCCACGTCTCGGCCGAGGTCAAGCGCTACGTCGTGGACCTCGTGACCGCGACCCGCACCTCGCCCGAACTGCGCCTCGGCGCCTCTCCGCGCGCGACGCTGCACCTCGTGCGCGCCTCCCGCGCCTGGGCGGCGCTCGACCACCGCGACTACGTCATCCCGGACGACGTGCAGGCGCTGGCCGCCACGGTGCTCACCCACCGCCTCGTCCCCACCGCGGAGGCGCTGATGGCCCGCCGCACCGCCGACCGGATCCTCGCCGACCTCGTCGGTCGCGTGGCCGTCAGCCCCGGCGCGCGGCGCTAG
- a CDS encoding DUF58 domain-containing protein produces MGSLRRLLRIVRGSLSGLTTRGRSFLAAGVAAALTAVVLGQSSILRVGVLLAVVPLLGASAVTRSQYRLACTRRVEPARVPAGETAVVTLRLDNVSRIHTGVLLAEDRVPYVLGSRPRFVLDRVEPQGQRAVGYQVRSEVRGRFVLGPLGVRLSDPFGMCELHRSFAATDTLVVTPVVVPLPVLPLEGSLSGSGTSSARSVAAAGEDDVSTREYRHGDALHRVHWRSTARRGELMVRREEQPWQSRATLLLDGRAACHAGEGPSSSYERAVSAIASVGVHLATRGYALTLVLPDLDGAAAVSPVAAHAGVRGEEAAAALLDRLAVLDPAPQPELRLSALDGRGAADALLVAVVADLTSAEAAELSRATGTSGRRRSCLALVLDTATWRPGATVQPGAPGSGAAATAALLRAAGWRTAVLGATTPLPEAWALLVGGVGSAAAAGAAAAGTYAREGGAA; encoded by the coding sequence GTGGGGAGCCTGCGCCGCCTGCTCCGGATCGTGCGCGGCAGCCTCTCGGGGCTGACCACGCGCGGACGCAGCTTCCTCGCCGCCGGCGTGGCCGCCGCGCTCACCGCCGTCGTCCTCGGGCAGTCGAGCATCCTGCGCGTCGGCGTCCTGCTCGCCGTCGTCCCCCTGCTCGGCGCCTCGGCCGTCACCCGCAGCCAGTACCGCCTCGCCTGCACCCGTCGCGTCGAGCCCGCGCGGGTGCCCGCGGGCGAGACCGCCGTCGTGACCCTGCGCCTGGACAACGTCTCCCGCATCCACACCGGCGTGCTGCTCGCCGAGGACCGGGTGCCCTACGTCCTCGGCTCCCGCCCGCGCTTCGTCCTCGACCGGGTCGAGCCGCAGGGCCAGCGCGCCGTCGGCTACCAGGTGCGCTCAGAGGTGCGCGGGCGCTTCGTCCTGGGGCCCCTCGGGGTCCGCCTCTCCGACCCGTTCGGCATGTGCGAGCTGCACCGGTCGTTCGCCGCCACCGACACCCTCGTCGTCACGCCCGTGGTCGTGCCGCTGCCGGTCCTGCCGCTCGAGGGCTCGCTGTCCGGGTCGGGCACCAGCTCCGCGCGCAGCGTGGCCGCGGCGGGCGAGGACGACGTGTCGACGCGGGAGTACCGCCACGGCGACGCCCTGCACCGGGTCCACTGGCGCAGCACCGCACGGCGCGGCGAGCTCATGGTGCGCCGCGAGGAGCAGCCCTGGCAGAGCCGGGCCACGCTGCTGCTCGACGGCCGCGCCGCCTGCCACGCGGGCGAGGGCCCGAGCTCGAGCTACGAGCGCGCGGTGAGCGCCATCGCCTCCGTCGGCGTCCACCTCGCCACCCGCGGCTACGCCCTCACCCTCGTGCTGCCCGACCTCGACGGCGCCGCTGCGGTCTCCCCCGTCGCCGCGCACGCGGGCGTGCGCGGCGAGGAGGCGGCCGCCGCCCTGCTCGACCGGCTCGCCGTCCTCGACCCCGCCCCCCAGCCCGAGCTCCGGCTCTCCGCGCTCGACGGGCGCGGCGCCGCCGACGCCCTGCTCGTCGCCGTGGTCGCGGACCTCACGAGCGCCGAGGCCGCCGAGCTCTCCCGGGCGACCGGCACGTCCGGGCGCCGCCGCAGCTGCCTCGCGCTCGTCCTCGACACCGCGACCTGGCGCCCCGGCGCCACCGTCCAGCCCGGCGCTCCGGGCTCGGGCGCCGCCGCGACCGCCGCGCTGCTGCGGGCCGCCGGCTGGCGCACCGCCGTCCTCGGCGCCACGACCCCGCTGCCCGAGGCGTGGGCCCTGCTCGTGGGCGGAGTGGGCAGCGCCGCAGCCGCGGGAGCGGCCGCCGCCGGCACGTACGCACGAGAGGGAGGTGCCGCGTGA